From the genome of Armatimonadota bacterium, one region includes:
- a CDS encoding FtsQ-type POTRA domain-containing protein: MTSRRRTTMSERSPARPRRRRRRLVTLRRLIFSVLLVFLAAEAALALLKLPVFEISDVRVYGNRVLPAAFVADCTKVPEKSNILLFKTDTIVRRLRASPIVEKATVSRRVPDILIVRITERRAYLVLQTSEGAYEVDARGIPFRKVARPDPKLPVVSCEAPCPIVPGKPVVIPAFKTAVNCLQLARRQGDMRVRKITVDRNNDLCLNVGDGLLIKLGQPRQIEDKLEKAGQTIKLVPNLEYVDVTCPEAPALKLRSSGSAPS, translated from the coding sequence ATGACCTCTCGCAGACGGACAACCATGTCGGAGCGGTCCCCGGCCCGTCCGAGGCGGCGCAGGCGGCGGCTCGTCACCCTTCGCAGGCTCATCTTCTCCGTCCTGCTCGTCTTCCTGGCGGCAGAGGCGGCGCTCGCGCTCCTCAAATTGCCGGTCTTCGAGATAAGCGACGTCCGCGTCTACGGTAACCGCGTCCTGCCCGCGGCGTTCGTCGCCGACTGCACGAAGGTGCCCGAGAAGAGCAACATACTGCTCTTCAAGACGGACACGATAGTTCGCCGCCTCCGGGCCAGCCCGATCGTCGAGAAAGCCACGGTCAGCCGCCGGGTGCCGGATATCCTGATCGTCCGCATCACGGAGCGGCGGGCGTACCTGGTTCTGCAGACTTCCGAAGGGGCTTACGAGGTGGACGCCCGGGGCATCCCGTTCCGCAAGGTCGCGCGGCCGGACCCGAAACTGCCCGTGGTCTCCTGCGAGGCGCCTTGCCCGATAGTTCCGGGCAAACCGGTCGTGATACCGGCGTTCAAGACAGCCGTCAATTGCCTGCAATTGGCGCGCAGGCAGGGCGATATGCGCGTCCGCAAAATAACCGTTGACCGCAACAATGATTTGTGCTTAAATGTGGGGGATGGGCTTCTGATCAAGTTGGGGCAGCCGCGCCAGATCGAGGACAAGCTCGAGAAAGCCGGGCAGACGATCAAACTCGTCCCCAATCTCGAGTACGTGGACGTGACCTGCCCGGAAGCGCCCGCGCTCAAGCTCAGGAGTTCGGGCTCCGCGCCGTCCTGA
- a CDS encoding radical SAM protein, with translation MSSRLIRGIRDQLSRETGASRTPRAGGLRFALAFPNTYRVGMSSLGFHAVYRILNDTEGASCERVFLPDPETLEDLRRTGESLLSMETLTPVRDFDVVAFSVSFEMDYPNLLRTLSLSRMDEVAADRGPDQPLVIAGGPAVTFNPEPLAPFVDAFLIGEAEEALPGIVRALTDAPFRDRRALLRLLSSIEGVYVPSLYRPLYREDGALSGMEALDGAPGRVRRRWVRRLDEFASTTAILTPDTEFSGMILTELARGCGRQCRFCAAGYAFLPPRARSAESVIAAVRSSEDALGRARVGLVSASVFDHPSSLPVCAALTDRGREFSISSMRADALTPEIAETLRRGGQETLTIAPEAGSERLRRVLNKVMSDDDVLRAADVAWDAGFRRLKLYYMVGLPTEAPEDIRGIADLTVRVAGGRAWERVTVSASCFVPKPWTPFQWAAMDGEKSLSGKLSVIRCSLGGVKSVEVVGESARDSVAQGVLARGDRRLREALLAAAREGVNWRTAFRRGGVDPSFYATRARDVSEVLPWDHMDLGVRKDYLRREYELAVLGEPTPPCDVGRCARCGVCASSP, from the coding sequence ATGTCCAGCCGACTCATCCGCGGGATTCGAGATCAGCTTTCGAGGGAGACCGGCGCGAGCCGCACCCCCCGCGCCGGCGGCCTCCGCTTCGCGCTGGCATTCCCGAACACCTACCGCGTCGGCATGTCGAGCCTCGGGTTTCACGCCGTCTACCGCATTCTGAACGACACGGAAGGCGCCTCCTGCGAGAGGGTGTTCCTCCCCGATCCCGAGACCCTCGAGGACCTGCGCCGCACGGGCGAGTCCCTGCTGTCCATGGAGACCCTGACTCCCGTCCGGGACTTCGACGTCGTCGCCTTCTCCGTCTCGTTTGAGATGGACTACCCGAACCTACTGCGAACGCTCTCCCTGTCACGCATGGATGAAGTCGCCGCGGATCGCGGTCCCGACCAGCCGCTGGTGATCGCGGGAGGCCCGGCGGTCACGTTCAACCCCGAGCCGCTCGCGCCGTTCGTTGACGCCTTCCTCATCGGCGAAGCGGAGGAAGCCCTCCCGGGGATCGTGCGTGCGCTGACCGACGCCCCGTTCCGCGACCGCCGGGCGCTCCTCCGCCTTCTCAGTTCGATCGAAGGGGTCTATGTGCCGAGCCTGTACCGGCCGCTCTACCGGGAGGACGGCGCTCTCTCCGGCATGGAGGCGCTCGACGGCGCGCCGGGGCGGGTCAGGCGCAGGTGGGTGCGCCGCCTCGACGAGTTCGCTTCGACGACGGCGATCCTGACCCCGGACACCGAGTTCTCCGGCATGATCCTCACCGAGCTTGCCAGGGGATGCGGGCGCCAATGCAGGTTCTGCGCGGCCGGATATGCGTTCCTGCCCCCTCGCGCCCGGTCGGCCGAGAGCGTGATCGCCGCCGTCAGATCCTCGGAGGACGCCCTGGGTCGGGCGCGCGTCGGATTGGTCAGCGCCTCGGTCTTCGACCACCCGTCCTCGCTCCCCGTGTGCGCGGCTCTTACCGACCGGGGCCGCGAGTTCTCGATATCGTCCATGCGCGCCGACGCGCTCACCCCGGAGATCGCCGAGACCCTCCGGCGCGGCGGCCAGGAGACCCTCACGATCGCCCCGGAAGCGGGGTCGGAGCGCCTGCGCCGGGTGCTGAACAAGGTCATGTCTGACGACGACGTTCTGCGCGCCGCCGACGTCGCCTGGGACGCCGGTTTCCGCAGGCTGAAGCTCTACTACATGGTCGGCCTGCCGACCGAGGCTCCGGAGGATATCCGTGGAATCGCCGACCTGACCGTCCGAGTTGCCGGCGGGCGCGCCTGGGAGAGGGTGACCGTCTCGGCAAGCTGTTTCGTCCCGAAGCCGTGGACGCCCTTCCAGTGGGCCGCGATGGACGGCGAGAAATCGCTCTCCGGTAAGCTGTCGGTCATCCGCTGCTCGCTCGGCGGGGTCAAGTCGGTCGAGGTAGTCGGGGAGAGCGCCCGGGACTCCGTCGCGCAGGGGGTACTCGCGCGGGGAGACCGCCGGCTGAGGGAGGCCCTGCTTGCCGCCGCGCGCGAGGGAGTCAACTGGCGGACGGCGTTCCGGCGGGGCGGGGTGGACCCTTCCTTCTACGCGACTCGTGCGAGGGATGTGAGCGAGGTTCTGCCCTGGGACCACATGGACCTCGGCGTGCGGAAGGACTACCTCCGGCGCGAGTACGAACTGGCAGTGCTCGGCGAGCCCACTCCCCCGTGCGACGTCGGCCGATGCGCGAGGTGCGGGGTCTGCGCTTCGTCCCCCTAG
- a CDS encoding small basic family protein: protein MNVSVPPNIASYLSLAALAGLDAVSGGIRAGIEEKFEADIFLSGFVVNALLAGLLAYLGDQIGVDLFLAAVVVLGGRLFLNLSLIRRQWLTKIALSKRES, encoded by the coding sequence ATGAACGTGTCGGTGCCGCCGAACATCGCGAGCTATCTCTCTCTCGCGGCGCTGGCCGGTCTCGACGCCGTCTCAGGCGGCATCAGGGCCGGGATCGAGGAGAAGTTCGAGGCCGACATATTCCTGTCCGGCTTCGTCGTCAACGCCCTGCTGGCGGGGTTGCTCGCGTACCTCGGCGATCAGATCGGCGTAGACCTGTTCCTTGCGGCCGTCGTGGTGCTCGGCGGGCGGCTGTTCCTGAACCTGTCGCTCATCAGGCGGCAGTGGCTGACGAAGATCGCGCTTTCAAAGAGGGAATCCTAG
- a CDS encoding DUF881 domain-containing protein — translation MIAPFGLKKSSWLWHVTMLSLVLGMLLAAALKTQQTIRTGSGIPSTRLPILAQSWANERERNQTLQREIEDLRGKITQYENALGEGGSQSGLLRDELRTAKFQAGLLEARGEGVQVILQDSKKRPPADAGPEFVDDYNIHDYDIRDFVNELLASGAEAVSVNDQRIVATTSIRCVGPTIQVNGAPMAPPFAITAIGPPDDLESGLKMRGGILDQWRVDDLSDMVRIYRKKELVVPAYSGSTRFKYAQPVEPEVEVKK, via the coding sequence ATGATAGCGCCTTTCGGCCTCAAGAAAAGCTCATGGTTATGGCATGTCACGATGCTCAGCCTCGTGCTCGGCATGCTGCTCGCGGCGGCGCTGAAGACCCAGCAGACCATCAGGACCGGGTCGGGCATCCCCAGCACCCGCCTGCCGATACTGGCGCAGTCGTGGGCGAACGAGCGGGAGCGCAACCAGACCCTTCAGCGCGAGATCGAAGACCTCCGCGGCAAGATCACCCAGTACGAGAACGCCCTCGGCGAAGGCGGGTCCCAGAGCGGCCTTCTGCGCGACGAACTGCGCACCGCTAAGTTCCAGGCCGGACTGCTGGAGGCGAGGGGCGAGGGCGTGCAGGTCATCCTGCAGGACAGCAAGAAGCGGCCCCCCGCCGATGCGGGCCCGGAGTTCGTGGACGACTACAACATACACGATTACGACATCCGGGACTTCGTGAACGAGCTGCTCGCTAGCGGCGCGGAAGCCGTCTCGGTCAACGACCAGCGCATAGTGGCGACCACCTCGATCCGATGCGTCGGGCCCACTATCCAGGTCAATGGGGCCCCGATGGCGCCCCCGTTCGCGATCACGGCGATAGGTCCGCCCGACGATCTGGAGAGCGGCCTCAAGATGCGCGGCGGAATCCTGGACCAGTGGCGGGTGGACGACCTGTCGGACATGGTCAGGATATACAGGAAAAAGGAACTGGTCGTGCCGGCCTATTCCGGCAGCACCAGGTTCAAATACGCCCAGCCTGTCGAGCCGGAGGTCGAGGTCAAAAAGTGA
- a CDS encoding PD40 domain-containing protein, with translation MKRLILVVLALAAQGAWSAQSTPPTGWSADGSRIIVAGNLSDGKGIYILDSEGRKHEYIPFEHEVLAVKWPNVDGPMCLLARHPDGRYYLWSANSTGIIDRVSERSVYVGRLPSAGLFDCSPDGRYVVFASGTGAEIDLWRADTERTPDKQLTNSGGRDFGPAWSPDGRRIAFSSERGGTAGIWVMPAGGGPAKRLVDGPGQELDPSWSPKGNDLLYLVKGKGEGIYACSASGGSSRPIAVGGRDYAAPVWSHTGKWISFVYGSNPANLFCTPADKAKGYGPYYQTSFDRSAGLKVETRASAWSPSRDQLVFATYETGKMTVRLANISPGYGAVPRDIYMDPGIFGAGKINTGTDR, from the coding sequence TTGAAGAGACTGATACTGGTCGTGCTCGCGCTGGCGGCTCAAGGCGCCTGGTCCGCGCAATCCACGCCCCCGACGGGGTGGAGCGCGGACGGATCGCGGATAATCGTGGCGGGGAACCTCTCGGACGGCAAGGGGATATACATCCTCGACTCCGAGGGGCGGAAGCACGAGTACATCCCGTTCGAGCACGAGGTCCTGGCGGTCAAGTGGCCGAACGTGGACGGGCCGATGTGCCTGCTGGCGCGCCACCCGGACGGGCGATACTACCTGTGGTCCGCGAACTCGACCGGGATCATAGACAGGGTGTCCGAGCGCAGCGTGTACGTCGGCCGACTGCCGAGCGCGGGCCTGTTCGACTGCTCGCCGGACGGGCGCTACGTCGTCTTCGCTTCCGGGACTGGAGCGGAGATTGACCTCTGGAGGGCGGACACCGAGCGGACGCCCGACAAGCAGCTCACGAACTCCGGGGGAAGGGATTTCGGCCCCGCGTGGTCTCCGGACGGCAGGCGGATAGCGTTCTCCAGCGAGAGGGGCGGCACCGCCGGAATATGGGTGATGCCGGCGGGCGGCGGACCGGCCAAACGGCTGGTGGACGGGCCCGGGCAGGAACTCGATCCGTCATGGTCGCCGAAGGGAAACGACCTCCTCTACCTGGTGAAGGGCAAGGGCGAGGGCATCTACGCGTGCTCGGCATCCGGCGGGAGCAGCAGGCCGATAGCGGTCGGGGGGCGCGATTATGCCGCGCCTGTCTGGTCTCACACGGGCAAGTGGATATCCTTCGTCTACGGCAGCAACCCCGCGAACCTCTTCTGCACGCCGGCCGACAAAGCGAAGGGCTACGGCCCCTACTACCAGACCAGTTTCGACCGATCGGCCGGCCTGAAGGTGGAGACCCGCGCGTCCGCATGGTCCCCGTCTCGCGACCAGCTCGTGTTCGCGACATACGAGACGGGCAAGATGACCGTCAGGCTGGCGAACATATCTCCCGGTTACGGGGCCGTGCCGAGGGACATATACATGGATCCGGGGATCTTCGGCGCGGGGAAGATCAACACCGGCACCGACCGCTGA
- a CDS encoding D-alanine--D-alanine ligase, whose translation MDKLNVAVIMGGKSEERDISLVTGKAILAGLDPARYDAYPVDSARIGAESLGPATLALPAQGSGDERIVELVALDSIVTRNGRRAPDVVFIALHGRFGEDGTVQGLLELLGLPYVGSGVLASALAMNKIMARKVFEVEGIPVPRAVAARRNDDLDAVADRCEGEIGYPLIVKPNEQGSTIGMEIARDRGELIHAVRLAAEYDRDILIEQLVRGVEITAGVLGNDEPEVLPLVEIVPASGFYDYDAKYTPGATEKIVPARIPAGKYELAQDYARRAHLMLGCRGMSRADMIVTDAAVCMLEVNTIPGMTPTSLLPKAAQAAGIEFPDLLDRLVGYALEKP comes from the coding sequence ATGGACAAGCTCAACGTCGCCGTGATCATGGGCGGCAAGTCCGAGGAACGGGACATATCGCTGGTGACCGGCAAGGCGATTCTCGCCGGGCTCGATCCGGCTAGGTACGACGCGTATCCCGTGGACAGCGCCCGCATCGGCGCCGAGTCCCTCGGGCCGGCGACTCTCGCCCTGCCCGCGCAAGGCTCCGGTGATGAGAGGATCGTCGAGCTGGTTGCGCTCGACAGCATCGTCACCCGCAACGGCCGACGAGCGCCGGACGTGGTCTTCATCGCGCTCCACGGCAGGTTCGGCGAGGACGGCACGGTGCAGGGCCTGCTCGAACTGCTCGGTCTGCCCTATGTCGGCTCCGGGGTCCTGGCGAGCGCGCTGGCCATGAACAAGATCATGGCGCGGAAGGTATTCGAGGTGGAAGGCATCCCCGTGCCCAGGGCGGTCGCCGCCAGGCGAAACGACGACCTGGATGCGGTCGCCGACAGATGCGAAGGCGAGATCGGCTACCCCCTGATAGTGAAGCCGAACGAGCAGGGCTCGACGATCGGCATGGAGATCGCCCGCGACCGCGGCGAGCTCATTCACGCGGTCCGGCTCGCCGCCGAATACGACCGCGACATCCTGATCGAGCAGTTGGTCCGGGGCGTCGAGATCACCGCCGGCGTTCTCGGCAACGATGAACCCGAGGTCCTCCCGCTCGTCGAGATAGTGCCCGCGAGCGGTTTCTACGACTATGACGCCAAGTACACCCCGGGCGCCACGGAGAAGATCGTGCCGGCGCGAATCCCGGCGGGCAAGTACGAGCTGGCGCAGGACTACGCTCGCCGCGCCCACCTGATGCTCGGCTGCCGGGGCATGTCCCGGGCCGATATGATCGTGACCGACGCGGCCGTCTGCATGCTCGAAGTGAACACGATACCCGGAATGACGCCCACGAGCCTGCTCCCGAAGGCCGCGCAGGCCGCCGGCATCGAGTTCCCCGATCTTCTCGACAGGCTTGTCGGGTATGCGCTGGAGAAGCCATGA
- the ftsA gene encoding cell division protein FtsA has protein sequence MSDSRLITGLDIGTTKICAVIAEASPGSAPEVIGVGISPCDGLKKGVVIDLESTTDAVRSAVDKAQRMAGEEVRSVVVGVTGEHIACLNSRSVIAITHSTREITDGDVERLLDTAKIIVLPADREIVHAIPRWYSVDGQDGVHAPVGMHGNRLEVETHIVTGMTSFIQNVMKCVRQAGCEVDGTVLEPIATSESVLSPAETELGVVLVDIGGGTSDVAIYVGGSIYYSGVVPVGGSHVTRDIAIGLRTSIEEAERLKVNFGSAHTLCEDQNEPFEFVSLSGERPRQLPRKVLAEIIEPRMVELLQMVREHVEKAGCADRVPAGIVLTGGGSLLRGLPELVEQAVGMAARVGSPTGVTGLVESVSSPACATAVGLVEFWARHERGNARDSEGEAVLPRVWRRLRDLLAGIGGD, from the coding sequence TTGTCGGATAGTCGCCTGATAACCGGACTCGATATCGGCACCACCAAGATCTGCGCGGTGATCGCGGAGGCTTCGCCCGGGTCTGCGCCCGAGGTGATCGGCGTCGGCATCAGTCCGTGCGACGGCCTGAAAAAAGGCGTGGTGATTGACCTCGAGTCCACGACGGATGCCGTCCGCAGCGCGGTTGACAAGGCTCAGAGAATGGCCGGCGAGGAAGTCCGTTCCGTCGTCGTCGGCGTCACCGGCGAGCACATCGCCTGCCTGAACAGCCGGAGCGTCATAGCCATCACGCACTCGACGCGCGAGATCACCGACGGCGACGTCGAGCGGCTGCTCGATACCGCGAAGATCATCGTCCTGCCGGCCGACCGGGAAATCGTCCACGCGATCCCCCGCTGGTACTCGGTGGACGGCCAGGACGGGGTGCACGCGCCCGTCGGCATGCACGGCAACCGGCTCGAGGTCGAGACGCACATCGTGACCGGGATGACCAGTTTCATCCAGAACGTCATGAAGTGCGTCCGCCAGGCGGGCTGCGAAGTGGACGGCACGGTGCTCGAGCCGATCGCCACCTCCGAGAGCGTGCTGTCCCCTGCGGAGACCGAACTCGGCGTGGTCCTGGTGGATATCGGGGGCGGCACGAGCGATGTTGCCATTTACGTCGGAGGTAGTATATACTATTCCGGAGTTGTGCCGGTGGGTGGCAGCCATGTCACCCGCGACATAGCGATAGGTCTGAGGACTTCGATCGAAGAGGCCGAGCGGCTGAAGGTGAACTTCGGCTCAGCTCATACTCTGTGCGAGGACCAAAACGAACCGTTTGAGTTCGTCAGTCTGAGCGGCGAGAGGCCCAGGCAGCTTCCCCGGAAGGTGCTGGCCGAGATCATCGAACCTCGCATGGTCGAGCTGCTGCAGATGGTCCGAGAGCATGTAGAGAAGGCAGGATGCGCCGACAGGGTGCCCGCCGGCATTGTGCTGACGGGAGGCGGGTCACTGCTCAGAGGACTGCCGGAGCTTGTGGAACAGGCTGTCGGCATGGCGGCCAGGGTCGGGTCGCCTACTGGTGTTACGGGACTGGTGGAGTCGGTGAGCAGCCCGGCGTGCGCGACGGCCGTGGGCCTGGTCGAGTTCTGGGCCAGGCACGAGCGCGGGAATGCTCGCGACAGTGAGGGCGAGGCCGTTCTTCCTCGCGTATGGAGACGGCTTCGGGATTTACTCGCCGGAATCGGTGGGGACTAG
- the murB gene encoding UDP-N-acetylmuramate dehydrogenase, whose amino-acid sequence MSPPRYQGKDVPRIKGRVLFDEPLKPYTSFRVGGPADLLALPEDEDGLCALVEWARAGGIPLTLIGGGYNLLVSDKGVRGLVVKLGRGFDRISVEGAVVTAGAAARLPALVEAATARGLAGLEGLTGVPGTVGGAVFMNAGTRYGYVSNSLRFVRAVDQAGNRVRVEADDLGLGYRESRLNEMGLIVTEAVFGLCEGSAEDIRCRCEELLACRKLQPGAVGTAGSTFRNPPGGYAGEMIEEAGGKGLRVGGAEVSAIHANFFFNVGDASAADIRALMIKVQDIVRERFEVELQPEVRIIGEW is encoded by the coding sequence GTGAGCCCGCCGCGGTATCAGGGCAAAGACGTTCCGCGCATCAAGGGCAGGGTGCTGTTCGATGAGCCGCTCAAGCCCTACACGTCGTTCCGCGTCGGCGGACCCGCCGACCTGCTCGCCCTGCCTGAAGACGAGGACGGCCTCTGCGCGCTCGTCGAGTGGGCGCGCGCCGGCGGCATCCCGCTGACGCTGATCGGCGGAGGGTACAACCTTCTGGTCTCGGACAAGGGCGTTCGAGGCCTGGTGGTCAAGCTCGGACGCGGGTTCGACCGAATCTCCGTCGAGGGCGCAGTGGTGACCGCCGGCGCGGCGGCGAGGCTCCCCGCGCTGGTCGAGGCCGCGACCGCCCGGGGACTGGCGGGCCTGGAGGGGCTCACCGGCGTTCCGGGAACCGTCGGCGGCGCGGTCTTCATGAATGCGGGCACGCGCTACGGCTACGTCTCCAACTCGCTCCGGTTCGTGCGGGCCGTTGATCAGGCCGGAAACCGGGTGAGGGTCGAGGCGGACGACCTCGGGCTAGGGTACCGGGAGAGCAGGCTGAACGAGATGGGCCTGATCGTCACCGAGGCCGTCTTCGGTCTCTGCGAAGGCTCCGCGGAAGACATCCGGTGCCGGTGCGAGGAACTGCTCGCGTGCCGAAAGCTCCAGCCGGGCGCGGTCGGCACCGCCGGCTCCACCTTCAGGAATCCGCCGGGAGGATACGCCGGAGAGATGATAGAAGAGGCTGGAGGGAAGGGCCTGCGGGTCGGCGGGGCCGAGGTCTCCGCGATTCACGCGAACTTCTTCTTCAACGTGGGTGATGCGAGCGCGGCCGACATCCGCGCGCTGATGATCAAAGTGCAGGACATCGTCCGGGAGCGGTTCGAAGTGGAGCTGCAGCCGGAGGTTCGGATAATCGGAGAGTGGTGA
- the ftsZ gene encoding cell division protein FtsZ → MADQYAKIKVVGVGGGGTNAVNRMIECGVSGVNFLAMNTDAQVLDMSAAELHLQLGEGICKGLGCGGDPEIGRMAAEESKQEIKKTLEGADMVFVTAGMGGGTGTGAAPVIAEIAREMSALTVGVVTKPFAFEGPRRSRVAEEGVESLRDKVDTIIVIPNDKMLGITEKKATLLEAFRMADDVLRQGVQGVSDIITVPGMINVDFADVKTVMSDAGAALMGIGYATGENRAIEAAQSAISSPLLETSIDGARGVLLNITGGSDLTLSEVYESADVIFKASDERDANIIFGTVISDRMDGAVQVTVLATGFDATRPVKNDRMGSRESVPVSANADELDIPAFLRRR, encoded by the coding sequence ATGGCTGATCAGTACGCGAAGATCAAGGTAGTAGGCGTTGGTGGAGGCGGGACGAATGCCGTCAACCGCATGATCGAGTGCGGCGTCTCCGGTGTCAACTTCCTGGCTATGAACACGGATGCTCAGGTGCTTGACATGTCTGCGGCGGAGCTGCATCTCCAGTTGGGCGAGGGCATCTGCAAGGGCCTGGGCTGCGGAGGAGATCCCGAAATCGGGCGCATGGCGGCCGAGGAGAGCAAGCAGGAGATCAAGAAGACGCTGGAAGGCGCGGACATGGTCTTCGTGACCGCGGGCATGGGCGGGGGCACCGGCACCGGGGCGGCCCCGGTGATCGCTGAGATCGCGAGGGAGATGAGCGCGCTCACAGTCGGTGTCGTGACCAAGCCGTTTGCCTTCGAGGGACCGCGCCGGTCCCGCGTGGCGGAGGAGGGCGTCGAGAGCCTCCGCGACAAGGTAGACACCATCATCGTCATCCCGAACGACAAGATGCTCGGCATCACCGAGAAGAAGGCCACCCTCCTGGAAGCCTTCCGCATGGCCGACGACGTCCTCCGGCAGGGCGTCCAGGGCGTCTCGGACATCATCACCGTTCCCGGCATGATCAACGTTGACTTCGCCGACGTGAAGACCGTCATGTCGGATGCCGGCGCCGCTCTCATGGGCATCGGCTACGCGACGGGCGAGAACCGCGCCATCGAGGCCGCCCAGTCGGCCATATCGAGCCCGCTGCTCGAAACCAGCATTGACGGCGCGCGCGGCGTGCTCCTCAACATCACGGGCGGGTCGGACCTGACCCTCTCCGAGGTCTACGAGTCCGCCGACGTGATCTTCAAGGCGAGCGACGAGCGCGACGCGAACATCATCTTCGGCACGGTCATAAGCGACCGGATGGACGGGGCCGTTCAGGTCACCGTACTGGCCACCGGCTTCGACGCGACCAGGCCCGTGAAGAACGACCGCATGGGGTCCCGGGAGAGCGTGCCCGTATCGGCCAACGCCGACGAACTCGACATACCGGCGTTCCTTCGCCGCAGATAG